TGGAGAACCAAGTAAGGGGACTGGATGTGCATATACACCCTATTCAGAATGGGCCTCCAGTAGTGGCACAACCCCAACCACCTCCCGCCGTCGCACCCTACATCCCCGGACCCCCCAGCATGTTGTCGGCTCTCGACGAAATGGGCATGAGGGGCACGGAGAGACGAGTGATCACGTTAGCTCCCATTGTACAACGCGCACCCAGTAGGGAACCCCGAAACGGCGAACTGGAAAGGGGGGCTCTCCGTTTCCCAAGCCACTCCAGCAGTAGTACAAACCCCTCCGGAAGGGGAACACAACCACGACGATATAGAGAACGTTCTCCTCCGAGACGGGGGATCATACGCGAATACAGCGATGACTCCGACCGGGAGGGACGGCAAGGAAGAGGGTACCGGAGGGAGCCCAACCCGAACGTGTCCGGTTCTCGGACCCGAAGCCGCGACGATCTGATGGAGGAGATGCGGGGCAGGAGCGCGCGTAGGGAGAGGAGTTACTCACCCCCTCGATTTAAAGGGTCCTGGAGCTCGGGTGAAGAAGACAGCGACAGGCGAAGGGCAAGAGGAAGGGAGTGGTCTGAGAAGCCCCCCAGTTACTCCTCGGTGGAAAGCCAACAACATGGGACCGCCAACGACCTAAGGAACCACACGCGGCTTTCCGTAAGGAAACACTAACAAGCATTCTTCCTTCTCTTTAATCTTTCTGTTCTTTTAACCTAATTTAGGGCAATGTAAAAATAGGTGGGGGTGTACGTTTTACGGTAAAATGTTGGCAACTGTGTTTACCAGAATTTGACTGCCAAaataacataatatacaattccAAATTGCAACGTGATTCAGTAACTGCAGTAATTTGAcagtagatttttttccaaaactggAAATCAAAGTAGAATGCAATcaatttagatatatatttttttgttatttaatttttactttatttcaaCCCATACCCTTTTTAGTGGTCATTTAttatccattttgacttttgtTAGTTTACATCTTTCCCAGGTTTTACACTTGTGGAGACCCCCACTGCCAATATTTTACCATGgattaacattttaatttgcatgTTTACTTTTGACACTCTTTCACTTCTCTCTGTAGGATAGAAGCTCTCGTAGTAACATCAGCATGGTCATCTGAAGCATTTCATTCATCTCAAAAGCTGAAAAAGAGGGATTCATCTTTCTCAGCTTATCAATAAAGGATGGACTTATTTTGAGTTATCACCATTTGTAATTGTCAGTCCATATTTTGGAGTTAAAGtgcatgtttttccattatCCCTGTATTGAAAGTTGTCTTTTTCATCAACTTCGACAACTgtaatgatattttatttaattttttatatgtTCCATTGtgaattgttttgtttaaaaacattcaGAAACTGTTTTTAATCTAGATTGCAAGTCACTGGCCCTGATTTTGTCAAGTTTGTCCACAAAATCATGTTTTcccatgtttttgttcattttaattgcaTAAATTCTGATTTTATTAACATTCCATTcaataatacatataaaaagttttaaaaatacaaaaatggttcattaaaaaaatatttatctggAAAAGGGTTAAAATTGATATTTCACTTTGCATGTTCAAGCCTCAAACATGGTATTTACTGCGAAATATTTCAGAATATGTAGAGTGAACGTGACGTATTTCATTCCGCGAAATGTGTCGATCCCTCAAAACGCACCTCTCTTAACGCATGCGCAAGTCTGACGTATCGCATGCACTCTCTTGTGTTGTAAACAGCGCAATTTAAAGCAATTTAGCAACAAATCTGCCGTTTTTTTCTGCagttaaaaacacatttctgtCATGTTGGTCAGCGCGATGTTTTCCTACATTCAAGGCTTCTTAAGCGCCGATCAGGACATCCGAGAGGTAAGAAATCATAGCACATCGGGGCTAGTGCTACTAGCATGCATCTCAATGAAAGATCTGGTTGATAAGAATAAGTCAACGTATAAAAGGTATGGTGTTTTGATTTTTAACTGCGTTGGACTCTGGTAGGAAATCCGCAAAGTGGTCCAGTCACTTGAACAGACCGCCAGGGAAATCCTCACCATTGTCCAAAGTGTACACCAACCCTCTGGATTCAAAGACAGTGAGTGTCTCTTATTATTAACACGCAGATCCAGAATTATTCatgtatctttttttcatttgggcTTTTCTTTCACAGTCCCTGAGAAGTGTGCTAAGGCCAGAGAATTGTTTGGTACTGTCCGGACGCACATTGCTGATCTGAAGACCAAGTTTCCAGTGGACCAATATTACAGGTAGAGATCTATTTCTGCCTAAAAGATCACTTTCTTTGAATTTGAATGTCTGTATTCCCTTTTTAAAAGTAGTATTGGACATCCAATGTAAATAACAAATCAGTTATCAATCAATGCAAACAGGCTCATTTTCTGCATGTTTGTGTCAGGTTTCACGAGCACTGGCGCTTCGTCCTGCAGCGTTTGGTCTTCTTGGCGGCATTTGTGGTCTACCTGGAGACCGAGGCCCTTGTGACCCGGGAGGAGGTGGCCCGCATTCTGGACAGTAGGTACACCCGCCTGGGCACATATGTGACTGTTTTGGTGTCATGACACAAACCCTCATTGCGTATATGTGTGTGCGTTTCAGTTGAAGTGGTGCGTGACCAAGGCTTCCATCTGGATGTGGAAGACTACCTTGCAGGTTTGCTGATCATGGCCAGTGAACTGGTGAGTTGACGGAAATCTCGGTTTGAATACTGAATATTTATTTGGTTGTAAAAAACCCAATTagacatttataaaatatagtTGCATATTTCCTATTTTTCCTAAAGTACATGGCAGTCTAAATAGTGCAATCAATCATAACAGACATTAAAATTTAGTAGTTAAATAGcatttaaagaatatttttttattatcattgtcAATAATTGCTAGGATTTAAGTTTTTAATGACCCTCACAACCCCTGCAAAGGGTAAAGTTCttcagtgtcatttttttattacctaAATTGTTCACTAGCTCTATAAAGGGTTATTATGTGTCAACTTAAGAGGTGTCCACTGTGTatgaaatgttttataaaaaaaaaatagaggggcaaaaagatttttccaagtactaaaaaatctaaatatgagaaaGGAACACAAAATTATCTCATTAAAGTGAGTGCTGGGTACATAAAACCCTCCAAAGTTtactaaaaattgaaataaaaaacctAAACCCAAAGATAAACAACAACGTAAACTCCTTTTTTTCCGCTGCCCACCCCTCAGTCACGCCTGGCAGTCAACAGCGTGACAGCGGGCGACTACAAGCGCCCACTTCGCATCTCCAACTTCATCAACGAATTAGATTCGGGCTTCCGTCTGCTCAACCTCAAAAACGATCCCCTGCGCAAACGTTACGACGGCCTCAAGTACGACGTCAAGAAGATCGAGGAGGTGGTCTACGACCTCTCCATTCGTGGACTGGCCAAAGAGGCCAAGAGCGACCAGTAGACATGGGAAATGTAGTCCCTTTCAAGCTGGAAACGGTTTAGCTGCGGGTGGTTTGGCAACctctgaaagttttttttttggcttgttgAGCAAGTTTTTAGTAAGATACTACCAAGCACTATTTGGGACACACTTGAAATGGATGGGAAATTGATGGCATAATATTGTGcctccttttttccccttatgAGTGTGGCTTTAATACGCTATGGTTGACTTGATGTTTTTgcactgtattttttgtttgactttatttgttgactttttgtATCATACAGTGTGCaacatgtaaatatatttgtatacacaACCCATGATGACCCAGCAgtcttgattttaaaaaaagatgtgcaCAAgcgttttgaaatattttaatatgcTCGACAATATTTTACGTAGATAAAAATAatacagcccaaaaaaaaacaaagcacagtCATGTTGGTGTACAGTGATCCGCTACACAAACAGAATGGAAATATTCCGCTTTGATGTCAGTTTTAAGTCGCTGGATAAAGTGCTTTCAACGAAATAAAGCTCTCGCCGTTGACGACGTGAAGGAAAGGGTAGGAGAAAGGGGGCTGATGGGAAGACACTTTAAAGTCTGAAACGAGAGCCAAGGCACGCGGGCGGGCTCGGACCATAACAGGTTCCATATCCACTTTCACACTTatcctggctttttttttttgcaatctgcccaaaaaaaagatcaaactgTCAGTCTTGGAGATGGTTTACTCAATTAAGTCGGGGAGAAA
Above is a window of Stigmatopora nigra isolate UIUO_SnigA chromosome 11, RoL_Snig_1.1, whole genome shotgun sequence DNA encoding:
- the tsn gene encoding translin, with translation MLVSAMFSYIQGFLSADQDIREEIRKVVQSLEQTAREILTIVQSVHQPSGFKDIPEKCAKARELFGTVRTHIADLKTKFPVDQYYRFHEHWRFVLQRLVFLAAFVVYLETEALVTREEVARILDIEVVRDQGFHLDVEDYLAGLLIMASELSRLAVNSVTAGDYKRPLRISNFINELDSGFRLLNLKNDPLRKRYDGLKYDVKKIEEVVYDLSIRGLAKEAKSDQ